From a single Maylandia zebra isolate NMK-2024a linkage group LG3, Mzebra_GT3a, whole genome shotgun sequence genomic region:
- the LOC143416764 gene encoding E3 ubiquitin-protein ligase TRIM21-like, with the protein MSAASNLQSEDQFLCSICLDVFTDPVSTSCGHNFCKTCISQHWDMNQSCQCPMCKETFYTRPQLRVNTFISEMVAQFRREAQQKASSSSSEQQAAKPGEVPCDVCTGTRLKALKSCLVCQTSYCQTHLEPHLTLKRLKRHQLVDAVENLEGRMCTKHDNLLQLFCKTDQTCVCMLCSVLDHKNHEFVPLREEYEGKKAELEKTEAEIQQMIQKRRLKIQEITESVKMSKDAADRQKAEGVQVLTALMESVERRLKELMKEIEDKQEATEKQAEGLIKDLEQEISELMERSSEVEQLSRSEDHLHLLQSFSSLKAAPPSKDWTEVRVHPPSYEGTVGRAVAELEETVWKPMKKKLFEAELQRVQQHEVDVTLDPDTANPALILSDDGKQVYDSDVEKNLPDNPERFSLCVCVLGEQSFSSGRFYFEVQVKGKTEWDLGVATESINRKGNITVSPQDGFWTVMLRNGNEYDALDDPLVPLCLHPGPEKVGVFVDYEEGLVSFYDVGAAALIYSFTGCSFTHRLHPFFSPCPNDGGKNSAPLIICPVNQTDQRLILLDE; encoded by the coding sequence ATGTCTGCTGCCAGCAATCTGCAATCTGAAGATCAGTTTCTGTGCTCCATCTGTCTGGATGTGTTCACTGATCCAGTCTCTACATCATGTGGACACAACTTCTGCAAAACCTGCATCAGTCAGCACTGGGACATGAATCAGAGCTGTCAGTGTCCCATGTGTAAAGAGACTTTCTACACTCGACCTCAGCTGAGGGTCAACACCTTCATCTCTGAGATGGTTGCTCAGTTCAGACGTGAAGCTCAGCAgaaagccagcagcagcagctcagagcaACAAGCTGCCAAACCAGGAGAAGTTCCCTGTGACGTCTGCACTGGAACCAGACTGAAGGCCCTGAAGTCCTGCCTGGTGTGTCAGACCTCCTACTGTCAGACTCACCTGGAGCCTCATCTGACACTGAAACGTCTGAAAAGACATCAGCTGGTTGATGCTGTGGAGAACCTGGAAGGCAGGATGTGCACGAAGCACGATAACCTTCTGCAGCTGTTCTGTAAGACCGACCAGACATGTGTCTGCATGCTCTGCTCTGTTTTAGACCACAAGAACCACGAGTTTGTTCCTCTGAGAGAAGAATATGAAGGAAAGAAGGCAGAGCTGGAGAAGACAGAGGCTGAGATTCAGCAGATGATCCAGAAGAGACGACTGAAGATTCAGGAGATCACAGAGTCGGTGAAGATGAGTAAAgatgctgcagacagacagaaagcagaagGTGTTCAGGTCCTCACGGCTCTGATGGAGTCTGTTGAGAGACGCCTGAAGGAGCTCATGAAGGAGATCGAAGACAAACAGGAAGCTACAGAGAAACAGGCTGAAGGTCTCATCAAAGATCTGGAACAGGAAATCTCTGAGCTGATGGAGAGAAGCTCTgaggtggagcagctctcaCGCTCTgaagaccacctccacctcctccaaagCTTCTCCTCCCTGAAAGCTGCTCCACCCAGCAAGGACTGGACGGAGGTCAGAGTTCATCCACCATCATATGAGGGGACTGTGGGGAGAGCTGTGGCTGAGCTGGAGGAGACAGTCTGGAAACCCatgaagaagaagctgtttgaGGCTGAGCTGCAGAGGGTGCAGCAGCATGAGGTGGATGTGACTCTGGATCCTGATACAGCAAATCCTGCTCTCATCCTGTCTGATGATGGAAAACAAGTGTATGATAGTGATGTGGAGAAGAATCTTCCAGACAACCCAGAGagattttctctgtgtgtttgtgttttaggaGAGCAGAGTTTCTCTTCAGGCAGATTTTACTTTGAGGTTCAGGTTAAAGGAAAGACTGAGTGGGATTTAGGAGTGGCCACAGAGTCGATCAACAGGAAGGGAAACATCACAGTGAGTCCTCAGGATGGTTTCTGGACTGTGATGCTGAGAAATGGAAATGAGTACGATGCTCTTGATGACCCTCTCGTCCCCCTCTGTCTTCATCCTGGTCCTGAGAAGGTGGGGGTGTTTGTGGATTATGAGGAGGGTCTGGTCTCCTTTTATGATGtaggtgctgcagctctgatctaCTCCTTTACTGGCTGCTCCTTCACTCACAGACTCCACCCATTCTTCAGTCCCTGTCCTAATGATGGAGGTAAAAACTCTGCACCTCTGATCATCTGTCCTGTCAATCAAACTGATCAACGACTGATTTTATTGGATGAATGA